From a region of the Coffea arabica cultivar ET-39 chromosome 3e, Coffea Arabica ET-39 HiFi, whole genome shotgun sequence genome:
- the LOC113737334 gene encoding uncharacterized protein: MGDFNDICSNGEKWGGNERSEGSFRDFKGFISENELVDIGFVGVPWTWCNTWEGEGEVKERLDRCLGSVGWVQVYEKVTCEHIGMEASDHCLLMVDTKPQQRNGRRRFFFDQRWAKDKATVPVIRTAWGKVQDGSRMYKVTRKIRECRVALIEWNRSTKGNAKLKIQEIKEQLKVAREAGELCNKGVIATLKFQLSKAYKEEELYWSQKSRNRWLKEGDKNTAFFHQSVLAKRKRNRISVLQKSDGNWCWSDKEIEEEMCNHYNELFMSTNPTEFEEVLQGIPCTISNLMNAQLIKPVDEGEIKKAIFSMFPNKAPGVDGMSPCFFQSYWNIINADIVHAISSFFHTGNLLKAFNETIISLIPKVDNPVMLANFRPISLCNVLYKIISKILANRLKRVLKHCISPSQSAFIPGRQILDNVIIAHELLHFLKSKRAGKVGFMTLKLDMSKAYDRVEWKFLGRIMMQMGFCPTFVRWIMTCISTVAYSFNLNGQKVGRVKPSRGIRQGDPLSPYLFIICTEGLSNLIKKAVDNKHLTGIKICRDSPMVSHLFFADDSLLCCKASKKEAQKLKEVLRIYGQASGQVVNFDKSAMFLSRNSPKRIRGEVSKVLDNMKEANSGKYLGLPMTIGRDKNQVFGFLMNNIISKLQSWKQKLLSQGGKEVLIKAVIMAMPTYIMSCFKLPKGLCKAVSAKIARFWWGGGEQENKVHWVRWSKLSEVKGKGGMGFRDLEASNLAMLAKQIWRIVINPNLLVSKVLKARYMKEEDWLGQQPPNNASWCWKSMHKGGELLQKGLWKRVGDGRSVRIWQDKWIPGLVDGRVPTARPVGCHLEFVNELIEGGKWNIGLLQLWFNEDIVNQIYNIPLSLYNRKDRLFWKHSKSGIYTVKTGYVIAKEEKEVTNQRPAPNPETSWEIRKHTVWKTLWSLNIKLKLKHFLWRCLQNGLATKDALYKRFGIGNKFCHCCGEDLETIEHIFFTCPTAQVIWKIAPVRWEGLAKLQGNLWRWWEAVLQAAKKSEGVGRIQLTANILWQIWKARNKVTFQQEITDAKNIVDKAQQEWIEYEAAMESDTGPNSESEKATPIQQRWEPPKEGTIRINTDAAISAKMVRSGLGIIARNWRGEVVRAKGITARRKGIAATEEALAIRGALEMAQIAGWTTIEVQSDCKHVVSLINMDNGQDCSLQTILDDIDVQKGNFESCTFTFVPRTVNQCSHELAQFAAKATRDFEWEGSFPAWLSSLVRKDMGVVTPFCN, encoded by the coding sequence ATGGGAGATTTCAATGACATTTGTTCGAATGGAGAGAAATGGGGTGGAAATGAAAGATCTGAGGGAAGTTTTAGGGACTTTAAAGGTTTCATCTCTGAGAACGAGCTAGTAGATATTGGTTTTGTGGGGGTTCCATGGACTTGGTGCAATACatgggaaggggaaggggaggtTAAGGAGAGGTTGGATAGATGTTTAGGGAGTGTGGGTTGGGTGCAAGTCTATGAAAAGGTAACATGTGAGCATATTGGAATGGAGGCTTCAGATCACTGCCTACTAATGGTGGACACAAAACCGCAACAAAGGAATGGGAGGAGACGTTTCTTTTTCGACCAAAGGTGGGCAAAGGACAAAGCAACTGTGCCTGTGATTCGCACAGCGTGGGGAAAAGTACAAGATGGATCCAGGATGTATAAAGTTACAAGAAAAATTAGGGAGTGTAGAGTAGCTTTGATCGAGTGGAACAGATCAACAAAAGGTAATGCAAAGCTGAAAATCCAGGAAATTAAGGAGCAATTGAAGGTTGCAAGAGAAGCGGGTGAGCTGTGTAACAAAGGAGTCATTGCAACTTTAAAATTTCAGCTAAGTAAAGCTTACAAGGAAGAGGAGCTATATTGGAGTCAGAAGTCCAGAAACAGATGGCTCAAGGAGGGAGACAAAAATACGGCTTTTTTCCATCAAAGTGTTTTAGCTAAAAGGAAACGTAACAGAATCAGTGTGCTCCAAAAGTCTGATGGGAATTGGTGTTGGAGCGACAAGGAAATTGAGGAGGAAATGTGTAACCACTACAATGAACTTTTCATGTCCACCAATCCCACAGAATTTGAGGAGGTTTTACAAGGCATACCGTGCACTATTTCCAATCTCATGAATGCTCAGTTGATCAAACCTGTGGACGAGGGGGAGATTAAAAAGGCCATTTTCTCTATGTTCCCCAACAAAGCTCCAGGTGTTGATGGTATGTCCCCGTGTTTTTTTCAATCTTACTGGAACATTATAAATGCTGACATTGTTCATgccatttcttctttctttcataCGGGTAATCTGCTTAAGGCCTTTAATGAGACCATCATTTCCTTAATTCCAAAGGTGGATAATCCTGTGATGCTTGCTAACTTCAGGCCTATTAGTCTTTGTAATGTCTTGTATAAAATCATTTCCAAGATTTTGGCCAATAGACTGAAAAGGGTCCTTAAGCATTGTATCAGTCCCTCACAGTCTGCTTTCATTCCTGGCCGGCAAATCTTAGACAATGTTATTATTGCGCATGAACTTTTGCATTTCCTTAAAAGTAAGAGAGCTGGTAAGGTAGGTTTCATGACCCTTAAACTTGATATGTCTAAAGCCTATGATAGAGTGGAGTGGAAGTTTCTTGGTAGAATCATGATGCAAATGGGTTTCTGTCCCACTTTTGTTCGTTGGATCATGACCTGCATTTCCACGGTCGCTTACTCTTTTAATTTAAATGGCCAGAAAGTGGGTAGAGTGAAACCTTCTAGAGGGATTAGACAAGGAGATCCCTTATCTCCTTACTTATTTATCATCTGTACGGAAGGGCTTTCAAACCTGATCAAGAAAGCTGTGGATAACAAGCATCTAACTGGAATCAAAATTTGCAGGGATAGTCCTATGGtttctcatttattttttgcagATGACTCCCTATTGTGCTGCAAAGCAAGTAAAAAAGAAGCCCAAAAGCTTAAGGAGGTTCTCAGGATATATGGACAAGCATCCGGGCAGGTTGTTAATTTTGATAAATCTGCTATGTTTCTCAGTAGAAATTCTCCCAAGAGGATTAGAGGGGAAGTCAGTAAAGTGCTGGATAATATGAAGGAGGCGAATAGTGGTAAATATCTAGGCCTTCCGATGACAATTGGGAGAGATAAAAACCAGGTTTTTGGCTTCCTGATGAACAACATTATCAGTAAGCTCCAGAGTTGGAAACAAAAATTGCTCAGTCAAGGGGGTAAGGAAGTTTTGATTAAAGCAGTTATCATGGCTATGCCAACGTACATTATGTCCTGCTTTAAATTACCCAAGGGTCTGTGTAAGGCTGTTAGTGCTAAGATTGCGAGGTTCTGGTGGGGTGGTGGGGAACAGGAAAATAAGGTGCATTGGGTTAGATGGAGTAAGCTGTCTGAGGTGAAAGGAAAAGGGGGTATGGGTTTTAGAGACCTGGAAGCTTCTAATTTGGCTATGCTTGCAAAACAAATTTGGAGAATTGTGATTAATCCAAATTTGTTAGTAAGCAAAGTCTTGAAGGCCAGGTACATGAAGGAGGAGGATTGGTTAGGACAGCAACCCCCTAATAATGCTTCATGGTGCTGGAAAAGTATGCATAAGGGGGGGGAATTGCTTCAAAAGGGGTTATGGAAAAGGGTGGGGGATGGGAGGTCAGTGAGGATTTGGCAGGATAAGTGGATACCTGGGTTGGTGGATGGAAGAGTTCCCACGGCTAGACCAGTAGGTTGTCATCTAGAGTTTGTTAATGAGCTTATAGAGGGAGGGAAGTGGAACATTGGTCTTCTGCAGCTTTGGTTTAATGAAGATATAGTAAACCAGATTTATAATATTCCTCTTAGCTTGTATAACAGAAAGGATAGATTATTCTGGAAACACAGCAAGTCTGGAATCTACACGGTGAAGACCGGATATGTGATTGCCAAGGAGGAAAAGGAGGTAACAAATCAAAGGCCAGCACCTAATCCGGAAACCAGTTGGGAAATAAGAAAGCATACAGTTTGGAAAACCTTGTGGAGCCTAAACATTAAGCTGAAATTGAAACATTTCCTATGGAGATGTCTACAAAATGGTTTGGCCACTAAGGATGCTCTCTATAAAAGGTTTGGCATAGGGAACAAGTTTTGTCACTGTTGTGGGGAGGACCTGGAAACTATCGAGCATATCTTCTTTACCTGCCCAACAGCGCAAGTAATATGGAAGATTGCACCTGTTCGGTGGGAAGGGCTAGCTAAACTTCAAGGCAACCTGTGGAGATGGTGGGAGGCGGTGTTGCAAGCAGCAAAAAAGTCTGAAGGTGTGGGCAGAATCCAACTTACAGCAAACATATTATGGCAAATCTGGAAAGCAAGAAACAAGGTTACTTTCCAGCAGGAGATAACTGATGCAAAGAATATTGTTGACAAGGCACAACAGGAATGGATCGAGTATGAGGCAGCAATGGAGTCAGACACGGGTCCAAATTCTGAATCAGAAAAGGCAACACCAATCCAGCAGCGTTGGGAACCTCCAAAGGAAGGAACAATAAGGATCAATACGGACGCTGCCATCTCGGCTAAAATGGTCAGATCAGGTCTTGGAATCATTGCAAGGAACTGGCGCGGAGAAGTAGTGAGAGCAAAAGGAATTACTGCGAGGAGGAAAGGAATTGCAGCCACTGAAGAAGCTCTAGCAATCAGGGGGGCGCTTGAAATGGCTCAGATTGCAGGATGGACAACTATAGAAGTCCAATCTGACTGCAAGCATGTAGTGAGCCTCATTAACATGGACAATGGACAGGATTGTAGTCTCCAAACAATCCTGGATGACATTGACGTTCagaaaggaaattttgaaaGCTGCACGTTCACTTTTGTACCTAGAACGGTGAATCAATGTAGCCATGAATTAGCACAATTTGCAGCTAAGGCAACTAGAGACTTTGAATGGGAAGGTTCTTTCCCAGCTTGGCTTTCAAGTCTAGTTAGGAAAGATATGGGGGTAGTTACCCCTTTTTGTAATTAA